The genomic window TGCTGGGCGAGGAGGGGTGGCAGCAGGCCCGCGCCCTGGGCGCCGCCTTCCAGCGCCTGGCCATCCCGGTGGGGGAGGTGGTGAGCAGCCAGTATTGCCGCGCCTGGCAGACCGCCGACCTGGCCTTCGGCCGCCACCGCCAGGATGCCGCGCTGAACTTCGAACCCGCCGAGGAGTACAGCGCGGCCCAGCGCGCCGCCATGCGCGACCGGCTGCGCCCGCTGCTCGCGGCCGCGCCGCCCGCCGGGCGCAACACCGTGCTGGTCGGCCATGACGACCCCTTCGAGGCCGCGACGGGCATCTACCCCGAGCCGATGGGCGTGGCCTGGGTGGTGCGGCCGGGCGGCGCGGAGGGCTTCACCCTGCTGGGCCAGATCCGGCCCGGGGATTGGGCCGGGCTGCGCTGAGCTTCGCTACGCCATCGCGTCCAGCGTGGCGTGGATTTCGGCCAGGATCTCGAAGGACCGGACGCGCGCGGCGTGGTCATGGATCTGCGCGGTGACCATCAGCTCATCCGCCCCCGTGCGCTCCACGAATTCCGCGATGCCGCGGCGCACCGTCTCCTTCCCGCCCACGACCGAGCAGGACAGGGCGTGGTCCAGCATGGCGCGCGCCCGCAGGTCGAGGCCTGCCTCGAACCCTTCCACCGGCCGCGGCAGCTTGCCCGGCCGGCCGCTGCGCAGGTTCACGAAGGCCTGCTGGAGGGAGGAGAAGAGCAGCCGCGCCTCCGCGTCCGTCTCGGCGGCGAAGACGTTCAGGCCCAGCATCACCCGCGGGGCGGCGAGATATTCAGAGGGGCGGAAGCGCTCGCGGTAGATCGCGATGGCGTCCATCATCTGCCCCGGCGCGAAATGCGAGGCGAAGGCATAGGGCAGCCCCAGATGGGCCGCGAGCTGCGCGCCGAAGGTGCTGGACCCCAGGATCCAGACCGCGACCTCCTCGCCGGCGCCGGGCACGGCCTGCAGCGCCTGGCCGGGGAGGGCGGGGCGGAAATAGGCCAGCAGCTCCATCACATCCCGCGGGAACTGGTCCACATCGGCCGTGAGGTTGCGGCGCATGGCCTGCGCGGCGATCTGGTCGGTGCCGGGGGCGCGGCCCAGGCCCAGATCCACCCGGCCGGGATGCAGCGCGGCCAGGGTGCCGAACTGCTCCGCGATGAGCAGCGGCGCGTGGTTGGGCAGCATGATGCCGCCCGCGCCGATGCGGATGCGCCGTGTGCCCGCCGCGACATGGGCCAGGGCGACCGCCGTGGCGGCGCTGGCGATGCCGGGCATGTTGTGGTGCTCGGCCATCCAGTAGCGGTGGTAGCCGGCCGCCTCGGCGTGCCGGGCCAGGTCGAGGGAGTTGCGCAACGCCTGGCCGGTGTCGCTGCCCTCGGGCACGGGGGCGAGGTCGAGGACGGAAATCGGGGTCATGCGTTGGATATGGGCATCCGGGGTGTGCGCGGAAACCCTTGGGAGGCCACTCGTCAGCCCCTGCCCAACGCCGCGCGGATGAGCGCCGCGCCGCACTGGCGCAGTGACGCCGCCGCACGCGGTTCGCCCAGATAGCTCCGCGCGGCGATGGCCCCCTCGATCAGCACGGAGAGATGGTCCGCCAGCAGCGCGGGCGAAGCGGCCCCCGCCTGCGCGGCCAGGGCCTCGATGCGGGCATGGTGGCCGCGCTTGAACTCGGCCACCACCTGGTAGGTGGGGTGCTCCGGGTCGCGGAACTCCGCCTGCGCCAGCAGCATGGGGCAGCCGCAGACGCCGGGCGTCTCGACCTCGACGGCCATGGCCTCGATCAGCGCGTGCAGGCGGCCCTCGGCGTCCGGTGCCTTGGCCACGCTCTCTGCCACCCAGGCGTCATGCTCCGCCGCATCCTCGGCCAGGATGGCGGCGACCAGCGCGTCCTTGCTGGGAAAGTTGCGGTAGAGGCTCATCTTCGTCGCACCGGCCACGCGGCACACCTCCTCGACGCCGGTGGCGCGGATGCCCTGGCGCTCGAACAAGGCCCGCGCCGCGTCCTGGATGCGGTCAGCCGCGCTGGGCTTCGCAGCGGCGGGCTTGGCAGCGGGCGGGTGGGCGGCGGTGTCGCCGGGCATCTCGATCCTCCTTGCCTAAAGTTCATCTCGCAACGCACAAATGGTCACTTGCTGATACTGACCGGTAACTCTATCTGATACGAACCGGTCGGTATCATCAGGAGATAGGCCATGACCCCTCCCGCGCGCAAGGCCTCAACGCAAGACGATAGCCTTTGGCTGTCATGGCTGGCCCGCTTCCAGGGCGCGGCGGTGGGCGCCGCCATGATCGTGGCCGCGCCCATGGCCCTGGCCCAGCCCGCGCCGCCCTCCGTCACGGTGGCGGCACCTTTGTCCCGCCCCGTGACCGAATGGCAGGAACACACCGCGCGCATCGAGCCCTCCGCGCGCGTGGACATCCGCCCCCGCGTCTCCGGCCAGGTGGCCGAGGTGCATTTCACGGATGGCGCCATCGTCCGCGCCGGCGAATTGCTGTTCACGCTGGACCAGCGCCCCTTCGCCATCGCGCTGGAGAATGCGCGGGCCGAGGTCGCGCGCAACCAGGCGCGCGTCCTGCTCGCGCGGCAGCAGGTGGCGCGCTACGAGCCGCTCGCCGCCAGCCGCATCGCCCCCCAGGCCGAGATCGACACCCGCCGCGCCAATCTGCGCGAGGCCGAGGCCGGGCTCGCCGCCGCCCAGGCCGCTGAGCGCCAGGCGGCGCTGGACCTCGAATTCACCGAAATCCGCGCCCCCCGCCCCGGCCGCGTCAGCGACCGCCGGGTGGATGCGGGCAACCTGGTGCAGCAGGGCGAGACGGCGATGACGACGCTGCTGGCGCTGGACCCCGTCTACGTGACCTTTGACGCCAGCGAGGCCGAATACCTCCGCCAGGCGCGCTCCGCCCGCGCCGGGCTGCGCGGCGCGAGCCTGCCCATCCAGCTGCGCCTGATGGACGAGGCCGAGTTCAGCCGCGAAGGCCGCGTGGATTTCGTGGACAGCGCCTTCGACCCGCGCAGCGGCACCATCCGCATCCGCGCCGTGATGCCCAACCCGGACCTGTTCCTGACGCCCGGCGGCTTCGCCCGCATCCGCCTCTCGACCGGCGAGGAGCCGGCCCTGCTGGTGCCCGATGCCTCCGTCATGGCGGACCAGACCGGGCGCATGGTGCTGACCGTGGCCCCCGACGGCACGGTGACGCCGCGCCAGGTGCGCCTCGGCCAGCTCAGCGAGGGGCTGCGCGTGGTCCGCAGCGGCCTGGCACCCGGGGACCGCGTCATCATCGGCGGCCTGCACCGCGCGCGGCCCGGCATGCGCGTGACGGCGGAGCCCGGGAATATCGGCCCCGGCCCCTTCGCCGCCGCCACCCAGCGCTGACCCTTCACCGTTCCGCCAAAGGCCGCCCCGATGCGCTTCGCCCGCTTCTTCATTGATCGCCCGGTCTTCGCCGCGGTGATTTCCATCGCGATCACGCTGATCGGCGCCATCACGGCCTTCCGGCTGCCGGTGTCCGAATACCCCGAGATCGCGCCGCCCAGCGTGACCATCACCGCCATGTATCCCGGCGCCACCGCCGAGACGATCGCCGAAACCGTGGCCGGGCCCATCGAGCAGGAGGTGAACGGCGTGGACGGGCTGCTCTACGTCACCTCCCAGGCGACGGGCGACGGGCGCCTCACCGTCACCGTCGTCTTCCGCCAGGGCGTGGACGCGGACCAGGCGCAGGTGCTGGTGCAGAACCGCGTGGCGGTGGCCGAGCCGCGCCTGCCCGAGGAGGTCCGTCGCCTCGGCATCACCGTGCGCAAGGCGAGCCCGGACTTCCTGCTGGTGATCCATATCACCTCGCCCGATGGCAGCCGGGACCATGAATACATCTCCAACTACGCCACGCTGAACATCCGCGACCGCCTGGCGCGCATCGAGGGCATCGGCGACACGCAGATGTTCGGCGCGCGCGACTACGCCATGCGCGTCTGGCTCGACCCCGACCGCATCGCGGCGCGCGGGCTGACGGCGGGCGAGGTGGTGCAGGCGCTGCGCGCCACCAATGTGCAGGTGGCCGCCGGCGCGCTGGGCCAGGCGCCGCGCGCCGAGACGGCCGGCGCCTTCGAATTCGCGGTGCTGACGCAAGGCCGCCTCGCCACGCCGGAGGAATTCGGTGAGCAGGTGATCGCGACCGGCGAGGGCGGCGCGCCGCTGCGCCTGCGCGACGTGGCGCGGGTCGAGATCGGCGCGAACGACTACACGGTGAACGCGCTGCTGAACAACCAGCTCGCCACCGCCATCGTGCTGTTCCAGCGCCCGGGCAGCAACGCGCTGGACACCGCGGCCGCCGTGCGCGCGAGCATGGAGGAAGCCGCGCAGAGCTTCCCCGCCGGCATCGGCTACAGCATCGTCTATGATCCCACGCGCTTCATCGCGCAGAGCATGCAGGCGGTGCTGGTCACCTTCGCCGAGGCGGTGCTGCTGGTGGTGCTGGTGGTCATCCTCTTCCTGCAGAACTGGCGCGCGGCCATCATTCCGCTGCTGGCCATCCCGGTCTCCATCATCGGCACCTTCGCGGTGCTGCTGGCGCTGGGCTTCACGCTGAACACGCTGACCATGTTCGGGCTGATCCTCGCCATCGGCATCGTGGTGGATGACGCCATCGTGGTGGTGGAGAATGTGGAGCGGCACATGGCCGGTGGCTTGTCGGCGCTGGAGGCCGCGCGCCGGACGATGGACGAGGTGGGCTTCGCCCTCATCGCCATCGCGCTGGTTCTGGTCGCGGTCTTCGTGCCCACGGCCTTCATCCCCGGCATTTCCGGCGCCTTCTACCAGCAATTCGCGGTGACCATCTCGGTGGCCACCATCTTCTCCGCCATCGTCTCGCTCACGCTGTCGCCGGCGCTGGCGGCCATCATGCTCAAGCCGCACACGCATCACGCGGGGCCGCGTCCGCTTCTGCTGCGGCCATTCGGCGCCTTCGCGCGCGGCTTCAACTGGGTCTTCGACCGGATGTCCATCGGTTATGGCGGGCTGACGCGGCGGCTGGTGCGCCTCCCGGTGATGCTCATGCTGATCTATGGCGGGCTGCTGGCGGCGACCGGCTGGACCGTGACGGCCACACCCACGGGCCTCATTCCCCCGCTGGACCGCGGCTACTTCATCGCGGCCTTCCAGCTCCCGCCCGGCGCCAACCTCTCGCGCACCGATGCCGTGGTGCGGCGCGCCTCGGATGCCATCATGGCGACGCCGGGTGTCGCGAGCGCCGTGGCCTTCGTGGGCTTCGACGGCGCCACCTTCACCAACGCGCCCAATTCGGGCGTGATCTTCGCGAGCCTGGAACCCTTCGAGGACCGCTCCGCGCAGGGCCTGACGGCGGGCGGCATCCTGGCCGACCTGCAAGGCCGGCTGATGGGCGATCCGGATGCGCTGGTCTTCGTCCTCGCCCCGCCCTCCGTGCCCGGCATCGGCACCGGCGGCGGCTTCAAGCTGATGATCCAGGACCGCGCCGGCCGCGGCCCCCAGGCCATGGAGGCCGCGCTGCACGCGGTGATGGGCGCGGCCAACCAGACGCCCGGCATCGCCTTCGCCTTCAGCCTGTTCAACACCAACACGCCCCAGGTCCGCACGCACATTGATCGCGCGCGGGCGGAAATGCTCGGCGTGCCGGTCAGCCGCGTGCATGAGGCGATGGGCGTCTATCTCGGCTCCGCCTTCGTGAACGACTTCAATCTGCTCGGCCGCACCTGGCGCGTGACCGCCCAGGCCGACGCGCCATATCGCACCGGCATCGAGGACATCGCCCGGCTGCGGACCCGCAGCGAGAGCGGCGCGATGGTGCCGCTGGGCAGCCTGGCCACCTTCCAGGAGACCTCCGGCCCCTACCGCATGCCGCGCTACAACCTGTTCCCGGCCGTGGAATTGCAGGGGGCCGCCATGCCGGGCGTCTCCACCGGACAGGCCATCGCGCTGATGGAGCGCGTGCTGGCGGAAAGCCTGCCCGAGGGCTTCACCTATGAATGGACCGAGATCGCCTTGCAGGAGAAGCTGGTGGGCAACACCGCGCCCATCGCCTTTGGGCTCGCTGTGGTCTTCGTCTTCCTCGTGCTGGCGGCCATGTATGAGAGCTGGCTGCTGCCGCTCGCCATCGTGCTGATCGCGCCCATGTCGGTGCTGGCCGCCCTGATGGGGGTGCGCTACGCCGGGCTCGACAACAATGTGCTGGTGCAGGTCGGGCTGGTGGTACTGGTGGGGCTGGCCGCCAAGAACGCCATCCTCATCGTCGAGTTCGCCCGCCAGGCGGAGGCCGAGGGCGCGAGCCGCTGGGATGCCGCGGTGGCGGCCGCGCGCACCCGGCTGCGCCCCATCCTGATGACGAGCCTGGCCTTCATCCTGGGCGTGCTGCCGCTGACCATCGCGACCGGCGCCGGCGCGGAGATGCGGCAGAGCCTGGGTGTCGCGGTATTCTACGGGATGCTGGGCGTGACCCTGTTCGGGCTGCTGTTCACGCCGGTGTTCTACGTCGTCGCGCGCGCGCTGGCGCGGCGGCGGGGGGCGCGCGCCGTGGCGGCCGGCCAACATGTCACGTGATGCACGCGCGGGGTGATCTGCCAGGAAAGCCCCCAGCGCTCCTTGCACCAGCCGCAGTCGCCTCCTGCCCGCCATCACCGGCTATCGGGAGGCGCGTCCGGCCAGCCGCGCGACACCGCACGCTGATGGCCGCGCTCGCTTTCCTGACCTCGGGCGCATAGGTGCGGTTCCCGGAGTTCCGCTGCGCCCCGTTGGCGGGCGGCAAAAAGAAAGCTTGGCGCGGAAGGAATGATGCGGCTGAGCGGAGCGAAGTCGAACCGGCGCGATGGGTTGGCGGGCGGCATGGCGCGGAAGGAAATGGTGCCCAGGGCCGGAATCGAACCAGCGACACTGCGATTTTCAGTCGCATGCTCTACCAACTGAGCTACCTGGGCGCCGTTGGTCGCGGGGTGATAGCCAAGCCCGGCCGGGCTGTCCACCCTCACCCGCGCGGGTTTTCGTCCTCATCGGCCTCGGTGGCGGGAATGGCGTAGCCGCCGGTGAACCAACGCCCCAGATCCACCTGCCGGCACCGCTCCGAGCAGAAGCTGGCGCGCCGTTGGCCGGGCTCGCGCGGGGCCGGGATGGGGCGGCGGCAGATGGGGCAGGGGCGGGGTTCAGGCATCGGTCACCTCGGGCTGGGCGGCCTCGCGCAGGGCCAGTTCGTGGCGGGTGTCCTCGGCATATTCCTCCAGCGCGCCGGGCAGGGCGCGCAGCGCCTCCAGCACACGGGCGGGGGCGTGCAGGGCCATCCGCCGGGCGGGGGCGGCCGCCGCCTCCCGCGCCGCCTGGCGCAGCAGGGCCAGGCCCTGGGCGAGCGCCTGGTCGGCCAGCACCTCGTGCAAGGGCGGGTGGATTCGCCTCCGCCGCATCTCGAACAAGCCCAGCGGGCCGAGGCCCAGATACTCCACCAGCGAATCGCCGCCCAGCGCGGCGCGCAGCGCCGGTTCCAGCGCCGCCCGCTGCCTGGTCGTGAGCCCCGCCACATCGAGCAGGATGGGCCCCGCCAGATCCCGCAGCCGCATCTGCCGCGCGAATTCGGGGATGGCGCGGGCATTCACCACGGCGGGGTCCGCGCCGCCCGAATCGACATCCACCGCCGTCAGCGCGGGCAGGGGCGAGATGATGAGCCGCCCGCCGCCTTCCAGCGCTACCGCCGGGCCGTGCAGCGCCTCGATCTCGGTCTCCAGCGCATCGTCGAAGGGGGGGGCGAGGGAGGCGCGCGGGCCCAGCGTGGCGCGCAGGCGGGCCAGTTCGGCGGGGCTGTCGGTCAGCACGCGCGCCTCGGGGAATTGCGCGGCCCAGCGCAGCGCCTGGTCGGGGCCGCGCGCCAGGACGCCCTCGCCGGGCAGGTCCGCCACACGGGCCGAGACGCGGGCGCCCTTGCCGCCCTGGGCGGCGCGGAGGATGCGCAGGGGAAGGCGCGTGCCCTCGGGCGGCAGGCGGCGCGCCTCGGTCTCATTGGCGGGCAGGAAGCCGCTTTCTCCACCCGGTAGCTCGACGAAGGCGCCGGACAGGGCGGGCATCACGGCCACCACGCGCCCACGCACCACATCGCCCACGCCATCCGGGCGGCCAGGGCGTTCCAGGCGGAAGCCTTGCAGCACCCCATCCCGCAGCAGCGCCACCCGGCGCTCGCCGGGGGCGCGGCCGACATGGATCTCGGTCAGGGGCGCAGCCATCCGCAGCCGCGCAGGAGCTGGGCCGTCTCGAAGAGCGGCAGCCCCACCACGTTGGAATGGCTGCCCGAGAGGAAGCGCACGAACATCTCGGCCCTTCCCTGGATGGCGTAGCCGCCGGCCTTGCCCTGCCATTCGCCGGTTTCGACATAGGCGTTGATCTGCTGGTCGGTCAGGCGCTGGAAGGCGAGGGTGGTGCTGACTAGGCGCTGCCGCAGCGCGCCATCGGGCAGGCGGAGCGCCACGCCCGTATGCACCTGGTGCCGCCGGCCCGAGAGCAGGGTGAGGAAACGCCGGGCTTCCTCCGCATCCGCGGGCTTGCCCAGGATGCGGCGGCCCACGCCCACCACGGTGTCGGCTGCGAGCACCAGGGCGCCGGGGGCCTCCACGGCGCGGGCCTTGGTCTCGGCCAGGCGGCGCGCCAGCAGGCGCGGCAGCTCGGCCTTCAGCGGCGTCTCGTCCACATCCGCCGGGGCCACGCGGTCCGGCACCACGCCGATGCGCGCCAGCAGCTCCAGGCGGCGGGGGCTGGCGGAGGCGAGGAGGAGGGGGGTGTCAGGCATCAGGGGGTCCGGCGTTCAGCGGCAGGCACGGGTGGCGTCCAGCCAGCGCAACGGCAGGCCCGTGGCGCCCCTCGCCCACGCTCCGGCCGCAAGGCGGCCGGCGGCGCCCGTGGCACCTGACGGCAGTCGCCACCGAAACGCGCCGAAAGCCAAGCCGCCGGAGGCGGCGCCCGGCGCCTGAGGGCATCAAAAAAACGTTTCGGTTCAAGTGAGCCGCAGGCTCACTTGAACCGAAACGTGATTCTTCCCTTGGTCAGGTCATAGGGCGTCATTTCGACATTCACACGGTCGCCCGCCAGCACCCGGATGCGGTTCTTGCGCATCTTCCCCGAGGTGTGGGCCAGGACCATGTGCTCATTGTCCAGCTTCACGCGGAACATGGCGTTGGGCAAAAGTTCAACGACCTGGCCGCTGAACTCAATCATATCCTCTTTCGACATTCGCTTCCTTGGGCATCTCGGGGTGGGCGCGGATGATCGCGCCGCGGTCAGCCCCCGGCGCCGGCGGGGCCTAGATGCGCCCGGAACGAGCGATGGTCAAGTTTTGGCCATCATCCCCGGCGCGTTGCTTTGCAGCCGGGTGGAGACGCTGAGGCCATGCGCCCCCAACCCCTCCGCCTGCGCCAGCGCCACCGCGGCCGGCCCGATGGCGGCGAGGCCCGCCTCGCTGCACTCCACCCAGGTGGTGCGCTTCAGGAAATCGAAGACGGAAAGCCCCGAGGCGAAGCGGCTGGTGCGCCCCGTGGGCAGCACATGGTTGGGCCCGGCCACATAGTCGCCGATGGCCTCGGGCGTGTGGCGGCCCAGGAAGGCCGCGCCCGCGTGGCGGATTTTTCCGAACAGCGCGCGGGGGTTGGCCACCATGATCTGCAAATGCTCGGGGGCGAGGCGGTTGGTCAGCGCCGCCGCCTCCTCCATGTCGCGCACCAGGATCACGGCGCCGTGGTCGCGCCAGGATTCGCCGGCGATGCCCGCGCGCGGCAGGGTCTCCAGCTCACGCGCAACGGCGGCGGCGACGGCGTCGGCGAAAGCCGTGTCATCGGTGATGAGGATGGACTGCGCCGCCTCGTCATGCTCCGCCTGGGCCAGCAGGTCGAGCGCCACATGGTCCGGGTTGTTGTCGCCATCGGCGAGGATGACCACCTCGGACGGGCCGGCGATGGAATCGATGCCCACGCGGCCGAACACCTGGCGCTTCGCTTCGGCCACATAGGCATTGCCCGGCCCCACGATGCGGTCCACGGGCGCGATGCTCCGCGTGCCCCAGGCCAGGGCCGCCACCGCCTGCGCCCCGCCGACGCGCCAGATCTCCGACACACCCGCGCGATGCGCGGCGGCCAGCACCAGCGGGTTGATGGCGCCCTCGGTGGCCGGCACGGCGATGGCGATGCGCCCCACCCCCGCCACCCGCGCCGGCAACGCGTTCATCAGCACCGAGGAGGGGTAGGCCGCCTTGCCCCCCGGCACATAGAGGCCCACCGCATCCAGCGCGCCCCAGCGCATACCGACCGCCACGCCATCGGTGCCGGGGAGGTCGAGGTCGGTGGGAAGCTGCGCCCGGTGAAAGGCCTCGATGCGCGCGGCCGCCACGTCCAGCGCGGCCAGCAGGTCAGGGGGGATGGAGGCCAGCGCGGCCTCCACCTCGGCCTCCGTCACGCGCAGGGCCGCGGCGCTTTCCGGCGCCCAGCCATCCCAGCGCGCGGTGTAGCGCAGCAGCGCCGCATCGCCCTCTTCGCGCACGGCGGCGATGATGGCGGAGACCGCCGCATCCACCCGCGTCGTCGTGTCGCGGCCGTCTTCCAGGATGGCGGTGAAGGCGGCCTCGAAGCCGGCATCCGTGGTGGAGAGGCGCTTCATGCCGCCTCCGATCGCCGGAGGGCCTCGGCCCGGAGGCGTGAATCGGTGGCCATCATGCGCTCTGGTCCATCGCCGCGCGGAAACGGTCCACGAAACCCGTGATCTCCTCCGGCCGCGTCTTCAGCGCGGTGCGGTTGACGATGAGGCGCGAGGTGACATGCGCGATCACCTCCGTCTCCACCAGTCCATTGGCCTTGAGGGTGGAGCCGGTTTGCACCAGGTCCACGATCACGCGCGAAAGCCCGAGCGAGGGCGCCAGCTCCATCGCCCCGTTCAGATGCACCACCTCGGCCTGGATGCCGCGCGCGGCGAAATGGCGGCGGGCGATGTTCGGGTATTTCGTCGCCACCGCGATGCGCGACCAGGCGCGCCAATCCTCGCGCCCCGCCGTCACCACCTGCTCCGCCACCGAGACGCGGCAGCGCCCGATGCCGAGGTCGAGCGGCGCGTAGATCTGGTCCGTGTCGTATTCCATCAGCACATCGGCCCCGCAGACGCCGATCTGCGCCGCGCCATGCGCCACGAAGGTGGCGACGTCGAAGGGCCGCACGCGCACCACGTCGAGGGCCGCGTCATTGGTCGGGAAGCGCAGGCGGCGGCTGTCCTCGTCGGTGAAGTCGGGGGCGGGGATGATGCCGGCCCGCGCCAGGAAGGGCGCCAGCTCCTTCAGGATGCGCCCCTTGGGCAGGGCCAGCACCAGGCCGGTGGCGCTGTCGGCGAAATGCGTGGTCATGGGCATGTCCATCAATTGGGCAGCCTTTCGATCTCGGCACCCACGGCGGCGAGCTTCGCCTCCACCCGCTCATAGCCGCGGTCGAGGTGATAGACGCGGTTGACGATGGTCTCGCCCTCGGCGGCGAGCCCCGCCAGCACCAGGCTGACCGAGGCGCGCAAATCCGTCGCCATCACCGGCGCGCCGGACAGCTTCGGCACCCCGCGCACGATGGCGCTGCTGCCATGGAAGTTGATGCGCGCGCCCATGCGCGTGAGTTCCGGCACATGCATGAAGCGGTTCTCGAAGATGGTCTCCGTGATCATGGAGGCCCCCTCGGCCACGCACATCAGCGCCATGAACTGCGCCTGCATGTCGGTGGCGAAGCCGGGGAAGGGCTCGGTCATCACATCGGCGCCGCGCAGCCCGTTCATGCGGGAGACGGTGAGGCCCGTATGCGTCTCGGCCACGTCCACGCCCGCCTCGCGCAGCACGCGCGCCACGGAGCCCAGATGTTCGAGGCGCGCGCCTTCCAGGTGCAGCGTGCCGCCCGTGATGGCGGCGGCGCAGGCATAGGTGCCGGCCTCGATGCGGTCGGGCACCACGGGGTGGGTGGCGGGCAGCAGGGTGGCGCCGCCCTCGACGCGCAGCCGGTCGGTGCCGATGCCCTCGATCCGCGCGCCCATCCGCATGAGGCACATGGCGAGGTCGGTGATCTCGGGCTCGCGCGCCGCGTTCACCAGCTCCGTCTCGCCCTGGGCGAGGCAGGCGGCCATGAGCAAATTCTCGGTGGCGCCGACGCTCACCTGCGGGAAGAGGATGCGCGCGCCGCGCAACCCGCCTGGCGGGGCCTTGGCCTCGATATAGCCCGCCGTGATCTCGATCTCGGCGCCCATCTCCTGCAACCCCTTGATGTGCAGGTCCACGGGCCGGGTGCCGATGGCGCAGCCGCCGGGCAGCGAGACACGCGCGCGCCCGTGCCGGGCCACGAGCGGCCCCAGCACCAGCACCGAGGCGCGCATCTTCCGCACGATGTCATAGGGCGCTTCGAGGTTGCTGGCCGAACCCGACAGGGTCAGGGTGCGCGCCGCCTTGTCATGCTCCACATTCAGCCCGTGCTGGCGCAGCAGGGCGCGCATGGTGGCGATGTCGGCCAAATCCGGCGCGTTGGTCAGCGTGAGCGGCCCATCGGCCAGCAGGGCGGCCGCCATCAGCGGCAGGGTGGCGTTCTTGGCGCCGGAGATGGGGACGCTGCCATTCAGCGCGCGCCCCCGCGGATGCGGATGCGGTCCATGGTCAGCGCTCCCTAAAGCCTCGGAAGCGCGACGCCGCGCTGCCCCATGTATTTCCCCTTGCGGTCGGCATAGCTCACTTCCGGCGCGCTTTCGCCCTTCAGGAAGAGGAACTGGCAGATGCCCTCATGGGCATAGACCTTGGCCGGCAGGGGGGTGGTGTTGCTGATCTCGATGGTCACCTGGCCTTCCCATTCGGGCTCCAGCGGCGTCACGTTCACGATCAGCCCGCAGCGCGCATAGGTGGATTTGCCGAGGCAGATCACCAGCACGTCGCGCGGGATGCGGAAATATTCCACCGTATGCGTCAGCACGAAGGAATTGGGCGGGATGATGCAGACGGGACCCTTGCGGGTGACGAAGCCCGTCTCGTTGAAGGCCTTGGGGTCCACCACCGCATTGTCCACATTGGTGAAGACCTTGAACTCATCGGCCGCCCGCGCGTCATAGCCGAAGGAGGAAAGCCCGTAGCTGATCACGCCCTCGCGCTTCTGCGCCTCGACGAAGGGCTCGATCATGCCGTGTTCGGCCGCCATGCGGCGGATCCAGTGGTCGGGCATGATGGACATGGCTGGGGATCCCCGAAGGTTACTCCCGGGGCGGCGCGTCACTCCCCGGAGGCGGTGGATTACCCGCTTCGGGCGGGTCGCGTCCATCCGCCGGGGTCGCGGGGGGCGTATGCGCCAGCGCCTCACGCGCCCGGGCTTGCGCCTTCCGCCGGCGCAGGTTGGCCCGCAGGGCGGCGGCCCGCCTAGCCTCCTTGTCGTCGGTCATGGGGCGGCGGCGGCGCGGCAGCGCGGGATGGCGCCGGGCGTGGCGTGGGTCACCGGGAACACGCATCCCTCCCCGCCGGGCATGGCATGTGGCAAGCTGGCATGGGCGGATTGTGCAAGGGGCCTAACCGAGTTCCTGGCACGCCAGATAGTACACACGGGCAATTTTCTGCTTCTTCGCCTCCATCACGACGGCTTTCAGGGTCGTCACCTGCGTCGCGATGGGAAAGGGGTGGAAGGAGACAGGGTTGCCCACTTCGAACAACCCGCACGCGTTATGCCCCGCGGGGCTGATCCAGTCCGCGAAATCCGCGGCGTCGTGCGGTCCGCTCAGCCCGTAGTCGATGACGGATGTCGGCCATGTCTTGCCCTTGTGCCGCTGGGCGTAGGCCGCGGCCTCCTGGTTGCCTGTCAGCTTGTCCCACAGGTCCCAGCCTTGGGCCATGCTCAGGTTCACCCCCTGCTCGGTATAGGTGA from Roseococcus microcysteis includes these protein-coding regions:
- the hisD gene encoding histidinol dehydrogenase, translating into MKRLSTTDAGFEAAFTAILEDGRDTTTRVDAAVSAIIAAVREEGDAALLRYTARWDGWAPESAAALRVTEAEVEAALASIPPDLLAALDVAAARIEAFHRAQLPTDLDLPGTDGVAVGMRWGALDAVGLYVPGGKAAYPSSVLMNALPARVAGVGRIAIAVPATEGAINPLVLAAAHRAGVSEIWRVGGAQAVAALAWGTRSIAPVDRIVGPGNAYVAEAKRQVFGRVGIDSIAGPSEVVILADGDNNPDHVALDLLAQAEHDEAAQSILITDDTAFADAVAAAVARELETLPRAGIAGESWRDHGAVILVRDMEEAAALTNRLAPEHLQIMVANPRALFGKIRHAGAAFLGRHTPEAIGDYVAGPNHVLPTGRTSRFASGLSVFDFLKRTTWVECSEAGLAAIGPAAVALAQAEGLGAHGLSVSTRLQSNAPGMMAKT
- the hisG gene encoding ATP phosphoribosyltransferase gives rise to the protein MDMPMTTHFADSATGLVLALPKGRILKELAPFLARAGIIPAPDFTDEDSRRLRFPTNDAALDVVRVRPFDVATFVAHGAAQIGVCGADVLMEYDTDQIYAPLDLGIGRCRVSVAEQVVTAGREDWRAWSRIAVATKYPNIARRHFAARGIQAEVVHLNGAMELAPSLGLSRVIVDLVQTGSTLKANGLVETEVIAHVTSRLIVNRTALKTRPEEITGFVDRFRAAMDQSA
- the dcd gene encoding dCTP deaminase, which codes for MSIMPDHWIRRMAAEHGMIEPFVEAQKREGVISYGLSSFGYDARAADEFKVFTNVDNAVVDPKAFNETGFVTRKGPVCIIPPNSFVLTHTVEYFRIPRDVLVICLGKSTYARCGLIVNVTPLEPEWEGQVTIEISNTTPLPAKVYAHEGICQFLFLKGESAPEVSYADRKGKYMGQRGVALPRL
- a CDS encoding putative adhesin — protein: MPQPNWIISCHGYSDVRSGSRFAITKRQSYENFSIPRGVELVTYTEQGVNLSMAQGWDLWDKLTGNQEAAAYAQRHKGKTWPTSVIDYGLSGPHDAADFADWISPAGHNACGLFEVGNPVSFHPFPIATQVTTLKAVVMEAKKQKIARVYYLACQELG